A region of the Deinococcota bacterium genome:
GCTCCTGGTCAGCATCATCGGCTCGGTAGGTCTGGTCCAGCGCCGCGCCGAGACGGCCGCGCGCCGCGAGCGGGCCGAGGAGAGGGAACTCAGCAATGTCTAGAAGTTCAAAATTGAACATTGAACATTCAAAATCGATTTTCAATTCGCCCGAAGGGCGCCCCTGATGGTCCCGACCGAATACTATGTCGCCCTGAGCGCGGTGATCTTCGCTATCGGCGCGGTGGGCACGGTCACGCGCCGCAGCGCCATCATGATCTTCTTGTCGGTCGAGCTGATGCTGAACGCCGGCAATCTGGTGCTCGTCGCCTTTGCTTATCAGTGGGCGGGGGTCAGCGCGGCCGCGGCCTTGAGCGGCCAGACGGCGGTATTCGTCATCTTGTCGATCGCCGCCGCCGAGGTGGCGGTGGGTCTGGGCATCCTGGTGGCCATCTTCAGATACCGCCAGTCCACCAACGTGGACGAGCTCTCGGAGGTGCGGCTCTAGTGGACCCTGTCGGTTTGACCGGTGCCGGCTTGACCAGTGTCGGCCTGACTAGTGTCGGCTTAAATGGTGCCGGCTTAGATAGTGCCGGCTTCAACGTGGTGAGCCTGGCCGCACTCGCGCCCCTCCTGGCGCTCTTGGGCGCGATCATAAACGGCCTCTTCGGCCGCCGCCTGGCGGAGCCCCTGCCCGGTGTCATCGGCAGCGCGGCGGTCGGCGGCGCCTTTCTTCTCTCGCTGCTGGCCTTTGTGGGGCTTCTGGGCAGGGGCGGGGAGGGCGTGGCCGTGCCGCTTTGGACCTACCTGAGCGCAGGGACGTTTCGGCTCGAGCTCGGCTTCATCATCGACAACTTAAGCGTTGTAATGATGCTCATCATCACCGGGGTGGGTCTGCTGATTCACCTCTACTCGGTCGGCTACATGCACGGCGACGAGGGCTTCAGCCGCTACTTCGCCGGCCTCAACCTCTTCGTCGCCGCCATGCTGATCCTGGTGATGGCCGACAACTACCTGTTGATGTTCGTCGGCTGGGAGGGCGTGGGCGTCTGCTCGTTTTTGCTCATCGGCTTCTGGTACGGCGTCAAGCCCAACGCCGACGCCGCGCGCAAGGCCTTTATCGTCAACCGCATCGGCGACGTGGGCTTTCTCCTGGCGATGTTCCTGATTTTCAGGCTCTTCGGCACCTTGAACATCGCCGAGGTAAACAGCGCGGTGAGCAGCGCGATGTTCTTCGGCGCGGGAGCGGTCACGCTGATCGGGCTCTTCTTCCTGGTGGCGGCCGCCGGCAAGTCGGCGCAGTTTCCGCTTCAGGTCTGGCTGCCCGACGCGATGGCCGGCCCCACGCCCGTCTCCGCGCTCATCCACGCCGCGACCATGGTCACGGCGGGCGTCTACCTGGTGGCCAGAACGGCGCCGCTCTTCGCGCAGACGCCCGCGGCCTCGGCGGCGGTCGCCTGGGTGGGCGCGATCACCGCCCTCATCGCCGCCTTTGCCGCCCTGTCGCAGACCGACATCAAGAAGATCCTCGCCTACTCGACCATCTCGCAGCTCGGCTTCATGTTCGTGGCCGTCGGCGTGGGCGCCTACTGGGTGGGCATCTTCCACGTCTTCACCCACGCCTTCTTCAAGGCGCTGCTCTTTTTATGCGCGGGCTCGGTCATCCACGCCCTGGGCGGCGAGCAGGACATCCGGCGCATGGGTGGGCTCGGCAAGCACATGAAGGTGACCGGTGGGGCGGCGCTCGTAGGCGTCCTGGCGATCTCGGGCGTGCCCCTCTTCTCGGGCTTTTTCTCCAAGGACGCCATCCTCGCCCACACCTTTAACGCCACGCTGATCGCGGGCTACGGCAACACCCTCATCTTCGCGCTCCTGCTGGTGAGCACGGCGCTGACCGCCTTCTACATGTTCCGCTGGTACTATCTCACGTTTGCGGGGCCCGAGCGGTTGACCCGCGAGGCCAAGGCGCAGCTCCACGAGTCGCCGCGGATCATGACCGTGCCGCTCGTGGTCCTGGCCGTCCTCAGCGTCGTCGCCGGCTCCATCGGCCTGCCCGCCGACCTGGGGCTGCCCAACCTGATCGGCCCCTGGCTGACGGCTGCCACTGCCCACGTCGGCTTCGCCCACCCGGCGCTGTGGCTCGAGCTCGCCCTGATCGGCGTCTCGGTCCTGGCGGCGGCGGTGGGCCTGGGGCTGGGCTACTACGTCTATCACCTGCATGAGGGCAGACCGGTGGCCCGCTCTAGTGAAGGCGGCCTGGCGCGGCTGGGCCGCCTCTCGAGGGAGGGCGGCGGCTTCGATCTCCTCTACCGCAGGGCGGTGGTGAGTCCCGCTGAGAGCGCGGCCTCGAGCCTCGCCATTCTCGACCGGGAGCTGCTCGACCACGGCGTGATCGCCGCGGCCGAGAGCGTCGGCCTGCTGGCGACGGTCCTGGCTCGCTTCCAGTCGGGCTTTGTCCGCGCCTACGCGCTGGTGATGTTCATCGGGGCGGCGTTCTTGGTGTTGGTGGCGGTCATGACAACGGTGCTGCCGTGAGCCTCGCCGTCCTCCTCATCCCGCTCGTGGCCGCTCTTGTCGTCGCCTTGACGCGGCAGCGCAGGCTCGCCGGCGCTATCGCCGTCGTCGCCTCCGGCGTCACCTTCATGGCCGCGCTCGCTCTCGGCGGCGACGCCGGCGTGCGCATGGCCTGGCTGCCGGGCCTCGGCATCGACTTCTACCTCCGTCCCGACGGCGCGGACGCCGTGCTCGTCGCGGTGGCCGCCCTGGTCATGATCCCCACGCTGGCCTGGGCCGCCATCAAGGTCGAGCGCGGCGCGAGCGCCTTTCTCGCCCTCCTGCTGGCGATGCAGGCCGGCCTCAACGGCATCTTCCTGGCCAAGGACCTGGTGCTCTTCTACCTCTTCTGGGAGGCGACGCTCGTCCCCAGCCTCTTTCTCCTGGGCGTCTGGGGCCGCGCGCGCCGCCGCGAGGCCGCCATGAAGTTCCTGCTCTATGCGGTAGCGGGATCGTTCCTCATGCTGGTGGCGATCTTGGCGGTCAGGCCGCTCTCCGGGGCGCTGTCTTATGGCCTCGAGGACCTGCTGACGGCGACGCGGACGCTGACGCCGGCAACGCAGACCTGGCTCTTCGTCGCTTTCGCCCTGGCCTTCGCGGTCAAGCTGCCGCTCTGGCCGCTGCACGCCTGGCTGGTTGACTTCCACGAAGAGAACCACGCTTCGGGCGCGGCCGACGTGGCGGGAACGCTCTACAAGGTCGGCGGCTGGGGGTTCTTCGCCTGGGCCCTGCCGCTCTTTCCCGAGGGGGCGCGTGCGCTCGCGCCGCCGCTGCTCTTCCTGGCCGCCTTTACCGCCGTCTACGCCGCGGTGATCGCCGCTCAGCAGCGCGACCTCAAGCGCCTGCTGGCCTACGCCTCGCTGTCGCACATGGGCATCGTCGGCACCGGCCTCTTCGGCCTGCACCTGGCGGGCTTAAGCGGCGCGGTGATGCTCTTGGCCGCGCAGATGCTCTCGACGGGCGGGATGTTCCTGATCAGCGGCATGCTCTATGAGCGGCGCGGCAGCTTCGACCTCGAGCAGTACGGCGGCCTCGCCAAGGCCGCGCCGGCCCTGGCCGGGGTGAGCCTCTTCGTCCTCTTCGCCGCTATCGGCGTGCCGGGCCTGTCGAACTTTCCCGGCGAGTTCATGAGCCTCTTGGGCGCCTACCAGACGAGCCCCTGGCTGGCGGCCTTGGCGACCCTGGGCGTCATCGCCGCGGGCGTCTACGGCGTCAACCTCTACCAGCGGCTCTACTGGGGCGAG
Encoded here:
- a CDS encoding NADH-quinone oxidoreductase subunit M, yielding MSLAVLLIPLVAALVVALTRQRRLAGAIAVVASGVTFMAALALGGDAGVRMAWLPGLGIDFYLRPDGADAVLVAVAALVMIPTLAWAAIKVERGASAFLALLLAMQAGLNGIFLAKDLVLFYLFWEATLVPSLFLLGVWGRARRREAAMKFLLYAVAGSFLMLVAILAVRPLSGALSYGLEDLLTATRTLTPATQTWLFVAFALAFAVKLPLWPLHAWLVDFHEENHASGAADVAGTLYKVGGWGFFAWALPLFPEGARALAPPLLFLAAFTAVYAAVIAAQQRDLKRLLAYASLSHMGIVGTGLFGLHLAGLSGAVMLLAAQMLSTGGMFLISGMLYERRGSFDLEQYGGLAKAAPALAGVSLFVLFAAIGVPGLSNFPGEFMSLLGAYQTSPWLAALATLGVIAAGVYGVNLYQRLYWGEAENGPARELGRAEALILAPIIAGILFFGLLPNAPMSRIDVQAQVIEGQLRVGTTPDPALARGER
- the nuoL gene encoding NADH-quinone oxidoreductase subunit L, whose translation is MAALAPLLALLGAIINGLFGRRLAEPLPGVIGSAAVGGAFLLSLLAFVGLLGRGGEGVAVPLWTYLSAGTFRLELGFIIDNLSVVMMLIITGVGLLIHLYSVGYMHGDEGFSRYFAGLNLFVAAMLILVMADNYLLMFVGWEGVGVCSFLLIGFWYGVKPNADAARKAFIVNRIGDVGFLLAMFLIFRLFGTLNIAEVNSAVSSAMFFGAGAVTLIGLFFLVAAAGKSAQFPLQVWLPDAMAGPTPVSALIHAATMVTAGVYLVARTAPLFAQTPAASAAVAWVGAITALIAAFAALSQTDIKKILAYSTISQLGFMFVAVGVGAYWVGIFHVFTHAFFKALLFLCAGSVIHALGGEQDIRRMGGLGKHMKVTGGAALVGVLAISGVPLFSGFFSKDAILAHTFNATLIAGYGNTLIFALLLVSTALTAFYMFRWYYLTFAGPERLTREAKAQLHESPRIMTVPLVVLAVLSVVAGSIGLPADLGLPNLIGPWLTAATAHVGFAHPALWLELALIGVSVLAAAVGLGLGYYVYHLHEGRPVARSSEGGLARLGRLSREGGGFDLLYRRAVVSPAESAASSLAILDRELLDHGVIAAAESVGLLATVLARFQSGFVRAYALVMFIGAAFLVLVAVMTTVLP
- the nuoK gene encoding NADH-quinone oxidoreductase subunit NuoK translates to MVPTEYYVALSAVIFAIGAVGTVTRRSAIMIFLSVELMLNAGNLVLVAFAYQWAGVSAAAALSGQTAVFVILSIAAAEVAVGLGILVAIFRYRQSTNVDELSEVRL